AACTGGCGGTTAATGACCACCGCGAGGTTGAGGCCGAGTTTCGCGGAGACGCTGCCCATATATTCCCAGTTGCCGAGATGGAGGGTGACTACTATCCCGCCCTTTCCGGCGGCGGCGGTTTTAGTGACCGCCTCGTAGTTTTCGTAACGCGCGTACTTATGGTAGTTTTTCGCGGTGATGCGCCCGAGTTTCAGGTATTCTATCCCGAAACGGACGATATTTCGATAGAGCTGGCGGACGATCCTGTCCTGCTCCTCTTTCGGTAACGGGTTATCCTTATAGATGATGCCGAGGTTCATGTAAGCCCACTTTTTATCGCGGGTATTGACATGGAAGAATATCCATCCGAGAAAGCGCGCGAACCCATTAGTCCACGCGAACGGGATGAAGCTGATGAGTTTCGCTAACGGTACGACAATGATGTATTCGAGAATATAACCGATTCGTTCGAAAAATCCGACTTTCCTTCTTCCCAATCTCCGCTCCCTATTCGATAAAAATCGTTAATTGACCGGTTGGATGTTCACCGGAGCCGCGTTGGTCGCGGGCGGGGGCGTATTTTTATTCAGCTTCGCTTCGATCTTTTTCATCATCTTCGCGGCGAGCACCTGCGGAGCCTTCGTCGGCGAGTTGATCTGGAGCACCTTCTGGAAATATTGGGTGGCGAGATCGTATTTATCCTGGGTGTAACGGATAAACCCGATCTCATAGTTCGCCCATGCTACATATTCCTGCGCATCGGGGTTATCCCCCCATAGCTCGATGATGGAATTATAATAATAGAGCGCGCCGTCCTCATCGTAGTTGATATAACGGTCGACACCCTTCTCCATAATGAACTTCGGGGAGAGCGCCGCGAGTTCGGGTTTCGGGATACGCGAGGAATCCCCGCACGCCCCGAGAAATAATGTAAAAAATAGTGCCGGTAACCAGAACCGCATTCGGCGCTCCTTTCTCGATATTCAGATGCATATTATAATAGAGTGGGGAAAAAGAATCAAGGATAGAGAACGAGCGAAATTATTGCGCGAGGATTTCATCGAAGAAACGATGTATTGATAAATATATTTATCATACTACCTTGACAGACATAGTAATATGTTGTATAATGCATCTAGGAGCGTGAATATGAATGAAAAAACAGGCGACGCTATAATTTCATCGGACCTGCTGCGGGGGCATACCGATACGATGATTCTGAAGCTTTTGCTGGGAAATGACCGGTATGGTTATGAAATCGTAAAGATGATCGGTCAGAATTCAGGCGGCGAGTATGAACTGAAGGAAGCTACCATGTATTCCAGCCTCAAACGGCTCGAGACAAACGGCGACATTTCGTGGTATTGGGGGGATGAAACCCAAGGAGGCAGGCGTAAATATTATAAAATTACCGAACAAGGTAAATTGACTTACAACCAAAATAAACAAAATTGGGAATTTGCAAAGCGTGTTCTGGAAAATCTATTATAGGAGGCCATCAGATGAAAGAAAAAATAACCGGATACGTAGACGAGGTTTTTGCAACCTATGAAAATGTTAAGAGTGTAAATGAGTTGAAGGCAGAGTTGCTGGCTGATTTGCAGGAGCGATTCCGTGAACTTAAAGCCGAGGGCAACGACGACGAAACGGCATTTAAGATAACCATTGACAGTATTGGCGATATTGAGCAAACCGTATTGGAGGCCGCCAATCTCTCCCGTTCGCTGGAGCGTCAGGTGCTGATAAACTTCAGCGGAAGCAATTTGCCGAAGAGCGACTTTGCGGGTGTTATCGTACATAAAGGGAAATTTGAAGGAAGCTTGCTGAACGGTTCCGACTTTGCGGGCGCGGACTTAACCGGGAGCTCATTTAACGGGAGCGCGTTACGGGGCTCAAATTTTGCGGGCGCTGATCTGACCGGCAGCTCATTCAAGGCCAGCGACGTGCGTGAATCCGATTTTGACGGCGCAAATCTGACAGACTGCACCCTGACCGCCAGTGACCTCACGGATGCGA
This window of the Brevinematales bacterium genome carries:
- a CDS encoding pentapeptide repeat-containing protein; this translates as MKEKITGYVDEVFATYENVKSVNELKAELLADLQERFRELKAEGNDDETAFKITIDSIGDIEQTVLEAANLSRSLERQVLINFSGSNLPKSDFAGVIVHKGKFEGSLLNGSDFAGADLTGSSFNGSALRGSNFAGADLTGSSFKASDVRESDFDGANLTDCTLTASDLTDASFKKTVLVRAEFHSSGLTGAKFTDVKFVDVKLNATELRKTVFENCTFVGVDFKYCDLRGLSLDGLTFIGVKFDRTELKEVSFKGATIKNVSFFPTFALTNKYYRAIKAICFDGAMMDKLTYALLRGMDADLSKVKII
- a CDS encoding PadR family transcriptional regulator, with amino-acid sequence MNEKTGDAIISSDLLRGHTDTMILKLLLGNDRYGYEIVKMIGQNSGGEYELKEATMYSSLKRLETNGDISWYWGDETQGGRRKYYKITEQGKLTYNQNKQNWEFAKRVLENLL
- a CDS encoding DUF2462 domain-containing protein, with the translated sequence MRFWLPALFFTLFLGACGDSSRIPKPELAALSPKFIMEKGVDRYINYDEDGALYYYNSIIELWGDNPDAQEYVAWANYEIGFIRYTQDKYDLATQYFQKVLQINSPTKAPQVLAAKMMKKIEAKLNKNTPPPATNAAPVNIQPVN